The following are from one region of the Gossypium hirsutum isolate 1008001.06 chromosome D03, Gossypium_hirsutum_v2.1, whole genome shotgun sequence genome:
- the LOC107950537 gene encoding putative disease resistance protein RGA4, which yields MAEYFAFNIAENVLSKLTKIAYQEISLGWDVRRDLKNLHKTLTTIKAVLLDAELKQVDDNHLRVWLQELKDVCYDSEDVLDEFEIQALRKQLLKQRSIGKKVSYFFSSSNPLAFRFKMAHKIKQLNQRFHEIAALKNNFHLVERHVGPRYDRRSERETHSFVQKSEVIGRDEEKRRIVKMLTQDDPADEEDIPVRPIFGIGGMEKTALAKLVFNDEAVDAHFELKLWVCVSDDFDLKRLVVKAIKAGKGGDGDLGSMYLEQLQKVLRDCLNAKKYLLVLDDVWNEDNRKWMELKQLFAGGAVGSKIVVTTRSNQVAKISGTISPHHLEALPYDKSLSLFLKFAFKKGEEKQHPNLEEIGEIVMKCKGVPLVLKTFGSLLFSKTSEQEWKVFKDSETWELMEKENQTFSILKLTYDQLSPQLKQCFAYCSLYPKDTDFISFGLIQFWMAHGLLESSHKNENPEDIGKRYLNDLLSRSFCQDYDLAFFFDAFKIHDLLHDIALSVAKNECCIVNTFEQNIAPGIRYVCLTNSDSSEENASKFLGKLGHLRTLRLPNLRNGPTSESFIETCLKRFQHLRMLDLSGSTLEVLPRWIGNLKHLRFLDISNCPNIKKLPNSICKLQNLQTLFLDGCDQIEEFPKDMRYMISLRFLLLATKQRDLHGHGLQHLKSLRVLAIYGCENLEYLFDGIQKLTSLHTLWIVDCKKLVSLPHGLKYVAALQSLVIGVCEKLDLSTAQELKEKEDYNEDYLVDTGFSLQSLYIADLPKLKALPQWLLRGSANTLKNLTITGCENLTTLAEWHILTSLEKLEIKCCPKLSTLPKTMKRLKQLKIEDCTLVSQRCQQEIGEGWPKVAHASRIVLDGNTITAPELLINPTP from the coding sequence ATGGCTGAATACTTTGCCTTTAACATTGCTGAAAACGTCCTTTCTAAACTAACCAAAATTGCCTATCAAGAAATCAGCCTAGGTTGGGATGTTCGCAGGGACCTTAAAAACCTTCACAAGACTTTAACTACTATTAAAGCTGTGCTTTTAGATGCTGAACTGAAACAGGTTGATGACAATCATCTCCGGGTTTGGCTACAAGAGTTGAAGGATGTTTGTTACGATTCAGAAGATGTATTGGATGAGTTCGAAATTCAAGCATTGAGGAAGCAGCTTCTGAAACAGAGGAGCATTGGTAAGAAGGTAAGCtatttcttttcaagctcaaaCCCACTTGCTTTTCGATTTAAGATGGCCCATAAGATTAAACAACTCAATCAGAGATTTCATGAGATTGCtgctttgaaaaataattttcatcTCGTTGAGAGACATGTTGGCCCAAGGTACGACCGGCGCTCGGAGAGGGAGACCCACTCCTTTGTGCAGAAATCAGAGGTAATTGGCAGAGATGAAGAGAAACGAAGAATTGTAAAGATGTTGACGCAGGATGATCCAGCTGATGAGGAAGACATACCCGTACGTCCCATATTTGGAATTGGAGGTATGGAAAAAACGGCCCTTGCCAAACTGGTTTTCAATGATGAAGCTGTGGATGCTCACTTTGAGTTGAAACTATGGGTGTGTGTTTCCGATGATTTTGATCTGAAACGATTAGTAGTAAAAGCCATTAAAGCCGGAAAAGGTGGTGATGGAGACCTTGGAAGCATGTATTTGGAGCAATTACAGAAGGTCTTGCGAGATTGCTTGAATGCTAAAAAATATTTGCTTGTTTTAGATGATGTGTGGAACGAGGATAATAGAAAATGGATGGAACTGAAACAGTTGTTTGCAGGAGGAGCTGTCGGAAGCAAAATTGTAGTCACCACTCGGAGTAACCAAGTTGCAAAGATCTCAGGCACAATCTCCCCACACCATTTGGAAGCTCTTCCGTACGATAAATCTTTATCTTTGTTTCTGAAATTCGCTTTCAAGAAAGGTGAAGAAAAACAACATCCAAACCTTGAGGAAATTGGAGAAATTGTTATGAAATGCAAAGGGGTTCCTCTAGTATTGAAAACATTTGGGAGTTTACTTTTCTCCAAAACTTCAGAGCAGGAGTGGAAAGTTTTTAAAGATAGTGAGACGTGGGAATTAATGGAAAAGGaaaatcaaacattttcaattctgAAACTAACTTATGATCAACTGTCTCCTCAGCTGAAGCAATGTTTTGCTTATTGCTCACTCTATCCAAAGGATACTGATTTTATAAGCTTTGGTCTAATCCAATTTTGGATGGCACATGGTCTTCTTGAATCCTCCCATAAAAATGAAAATCCCGAAGATATTGGTAAGCGATATTTGAATGACCTGTTGTCACGATCTTTCTGTCAAGATTATGATTTGGCATTTTTCTTTGATGCATTCAAAATTCATGATCTTTTACATGATATTGCATTATCAGTGGCAAAGAATGAATGTTGTATAGTCAACACTTTTGAGCAAAATATTGCCCCAGGGATCCGATATGTATGCCTTACTAACTCTGATTCTTCCGAGGAAAATGCTTCCAAATTCCTTGGTAAATTAGGGCATTTGCGTACGCTTAGGCTTCCAAATTTGAGAAACGGTCCAACCAGCGAATCCTTTATTGAAACATGTTTGAAGAGGTTCCAACATTTGCGAATGCTTGACCTTTCTGGGTCTACTCTCGAGGTATTGCCCAGATGGATTGGTAATTTGAAGCATTTAAGATTTCTCGACATTTCCAACTGTCCCAACATCAAGAAACTTCCCAACTCCATTtgtaagttgcaaaatttgcaaacTCTGTTTTTAGATGGTTGTGACCAAATTGAAGAGTTTCCTAAGGATATGAGGTACATGATCAGTCTCAGATTTTTGTTATTAGCTACAAAACAACGGGATCTTCATGGTCATGGATTACAACACTTGAAATCCCTTCGAGTTTTAGCTATTTATGGCTGTGAAAATCTGGAGTATTTGTTTGATGGGATTCAGAAGCTCACATCTCTTCATACATTATGGATTGTTGATTGCAAAAAATTGGTATCACTGCCACATGGCTTGAAATACGTAGCTGCATTACAATCTCTAGTTATTGGGGTTTGCGAAAAGCTTGATTTGAGTACGGCACAGGAACTCAAAGAGAAAGAAGATTATAATGAAGATTACCTCGTTGATACAGGTTTCAGCCTTCAATCATTGTACATCGCCGATTTGCCAAAGTTGAAGGCTCTACCCCAATGGCTTTTACGGGGATCCGCCAACACTTTAAAGAACTTAACCATTACAGGATGTGAGAACCTCACAACTTTAGCAGAGTGGCACATTCTCACGTCACTTGAAAAACTTGAGATCAAGTGTTGCCCAAAATTATCAACTCTACCAAAAACCATGAAACGCCTCAAACAATTGAAGATTGAAGATTGTACTCTTGTAAGCCAAAGATGCCAACAAGAAATCGGTGAGGGTTGGCCCAAGGTTGCTCATGCCTCTCGTATAGTTTTGGATGGCAATACAATTACAGCTCCAGAATTACTGATCAACCCAACTCCATGA